One Calditrichota bacterium DNA window includes the following coding sequences:
- a CDS encoding tetratricopeptide repeat protein: MPVSDEQRSFATAKGLFADGLYDLAVGELQKFLRTYPQSDRVPEARYLLAESFFQQGEYSRAITEYTALATQFPATQFRARGMLRIGQAYYQKGEYGQAERNLRGFLERSPDEKLVAEGRYWLGETLYKLQQPEKALEQYGRAYAADPQGELAPYALYSIGWVEEERGQWDSATKAYQKLAREYPKHALAATARFRLGFVAFGKGEYELAVDNLSAALRDHATHKLAVQARLTIADALARLGRSREAVAAFSALLDPTVGGDMVDRAYYGLGSVHYEQKAFVEAEAAFRHIITHLPQSPLVPAAAFQAGKCRQALGDTSEARRLFRSVADVHSASDYAPRALFELATLDFSAQRIASAREQYQRIVTAFPRSPVAAEAWYMVGECYLGEGESGRALQAYQEALASSVSPTLKARARLKIGWLQHRLGRHLEAAASLDSVLVASPDPELAQEALFWKAEAVYAAGDYVQAGSLYRTLLADYPRGKHTAEALYGSAWATFKLGQYAEAARQFERAFAAAPPGAMRCDAKLRQGDAYFNLKDYAAAIRSYSWVADQCPKAQVAAEAQLQVGHCYYRSEDLPAAVAAFDRVVRQWPESPLAPEAQFMVGRAQFRAGDYQQAIASFQLVATRFPNSQWAEEATYAIGDCYYNQGRYDEAISQYQSLIERFPQSRFVDDAVSGIQWALVQQGKSDEAIAVADTYLRKVKDPAAAAAIQFRKAELYYNMKNYAAAAGEFAALRERFPASEQAQESWYWVGLSHHQRGDETAATQAMQRQWQEFPQSARAPEALLRLAEWQLAKGNSAEAIQNLEQLIDAFPNSPFAAQAATQIGYCHLQAGDYQAAQSQLEEAKKRFAGGDGEARARVGLANVYLALKRYPNALRELEGVPSLAATAAVAAEAQYLTGECYSRMGSPTQAVTEFLKVKYLYPSERDWVAKAIFGAAEAYENLARYQDAKKLYQELVVSHSGHPLASKANERLEALLKK; the protein is encoded by the coding sequence GTGCCTGTATCTGACGAGCAGAGGTCCTTTGCCACCGCCAAGGGACTCTTCGCCGACGGCCTGTACGATCTGGCCGTTGGCGAGCTGCAGAAATTCTTGCGTACCTACCCGCAAAGCGACCGCGTGCCCGAGGCGCGCTACCTTTTAGCCGAGTCGTTCTTCCAGCAGGGCGAATACTCTCGCGCCATCACCGAATACACGGCGCTGGCTACACAGTTCCCTGCCACGCAGTTCCGCGCGCGGGGCATGCTCCGTATAGGGCAGGCCTATTACCAGAAAGGGGAGTATGGGCAGGCTGAGCGAAACCTGCGCGGCTTCCTGGAACGCTCTCCGGATGAAAAGCTGGTCGCCGAAGGCCGGTACTGGCTGGGCGAGACGCTGTACAAGTTGCAGCAGCCGGAAAAAGCTCTCGAGCAGTACGGCCGCGCCTACGCAGCAGACCCCCAGGGCGAGCTGGCTCCCTATGCCCTCTATTCCATCGGCTGGGTGGAGGAAGAGCGTGGGCAGTGGGACAGCGCAACGAAGGCCTACCAGAAGCTGGCGCGTGAATATCCTAAGCACGCGTTGGCAGCCACGGCGCGTTTTCGCCTCGGCTTCGTGGCGTTCGGCAAGGGCGAATATGAACTGGCCGTGGACAATCTCTCCGCAGCTCTCCGCGACCACGCCACCCACAAACTTGCCGTTCAGGCCCGCCTGACGATTGCCGATGCTCTGGCTCGCCTGGGACGGTCCCGGGAGGCAGTGGCCGCCTTTTCGGCGCTGCTTGACCCAACCGTGGGCGGCGACATGGTTGACCGTGCCTACTATGGCCTGGGTTCGGTGCATTACGAGCAAAAGGCCTTTGTCGAGGCGGAGGCAGCATTTCGGCATATTATCACCCACCTCCCGCAGAGCCCGTTGGTCCCGGCTGCAGCTTTTCAGGCGGGGAAGTGCCGCCAGGCGCTCGGCGACACGTCCGAAGCAAGGCGGCTCTTCCGGTCGGTTGCCGATGTGCACTCGGCCAGCGATTATGCCCCTCGGGCGCTCTTTGAGCTGGCCACCCTCGATTTTTCTGCTCAGAGGATAGCGTCGGCCAGGGAGCAATATCAGCGCATTGTCACCGCGTTTCCCCGCTCTCCCGTAGCGGCGGAAGCATGGTACATGGTGGGCGAGTGTTATCTTGGCGAGGGCGAGTCAGGTCGGGCGCTTCAGGCCTACCAGGAGGCGCTCGCCTCTTCCGTGAGCCCCACGCTCAAGGCGCGCGCACGGCTGAAGATCGGATGGCTGCAGCATCGTCTGGGCCGCCATCTGGAAGCTGCAGCGTCTTTGGATTCAGTGCTTGTCGCCTCTCCGGATCCTGAGCTGGCCCAGGAGGCGCTATTCTGGAAAGCCGAGGCGGTGTATGCAGCCGGCGACTATGTCCAGGCCGGGTCCCTGTATCGCACGTTGCTCGCCGATTACCCCAGAGGAAAGCACACAGCCGAAGCCTTGTACGGCAGCGCCTGGGCCACGTTCAAGTTGGGGCAGTATGCCGAAGCGGCCCGGCAGTTCGAGCGCGCCTTTGCGGCTGCACCGCCGGGGGCGATGCGCTGCGATGCTAAACTGCGGCAGGGTGACGCCTATTTCAACCTCAAGGACTATGCGGCGGCCATCCGCAGCTATTCTTGGGTGGCTGACCAATGCCCAAAGGCCCAAGTAGCCGCTGAGGCACAGCTCCAGGTGGGGCACTGCTACTATCGCAGCGAAGACCTGCCCGCAGCAGTGGCCGCCTTCGACCGCGTGGTGAGACAGTGGCCAGAGAGCCCCCTGGCTCCAGAGGCGCAGTTCATGGTCGGCAGGGCGCAATTCCGCGCCGGCGACTACCAGCAGGCCATTGCCTCATTTCAACTGGTGGCCACCCGCTTCCCGAACAGTCAGTGGGCTGAGGAGGCGACATACGCCATTGGCGACTGCTACTACAATCAGGGCCGTTATGACGAAGCCATAAGCCAGTATCAGAGCCTCATCGAGCGCTTCCCCCAAAGCCGCTTCGTGGACGATGCGGTGAGCGGCATCCAGTGGGCGCTGGTGCAGCAGGGCAAATCGGACGAAGCGATAGCAGTGGCCGACACCTACCTGCGGAAGGTCAAAGACCCCGCTGCTGCGGCCGCCATACAGTTTCGCAAGGCGGAGCTGTACTACAACATGAAGAACTATGCCGCCGCTGCAGGGGAATTCGCCGCACTGCGTGAACGCTTTCCCGCTTCGGAACAGGCACAAGAAAGCTGGTATTGGGTGGGGTTGAGCCACCATCAGCGGGGGGATGAAACAGCGGCCACGCAGGCGATGCAGCGGCAGTGGCAGGAGTTTCCCCAGAGCGCCCGTGCGCCCGAGGCCCTATTGCGTCTGGCCGAATGGCAGCTTGCCAAAGGAAACTCCGCAGAAGCTATACAAAACCTCGAACAGTTGATAGATGCCTTTCCCAATAGCCCCTTTGCGGCGCAGGCGGCAACCCAGATTGGGTACTGCCACTTGCAGGCTGGGGACTATCAGGCTGCCCAGAGCCAGCTCGAGGAAGCGAAGAAACGCTTTGCTGGCGGTGACGGTGAGGCGCGCGCCAGAGTTGGGCTGGCCAACGTCTACCTGGCGCTCAAACGCTATCCCAACGCGCTGCGAGAATTGGAAGGGGTGCCGAGCCTGGCTGCCACAGCCGCCGTCGCCGCCGAGGCGCAGTACCTGACCGGCGAGTGCTACTCGCGTATGGGGAGCCCAACACAGGCGGTCACGGAGTTTCTGAAGGTGAAATACCTCTACCCCAGTGAGCGCGACTGGGTGGCAAAGGCGATTTTCGGGGCCGCCGAAGCCTACGAGAACCTTGCTCGTTATCAGGATGCAAAGAAGCTCTACCAGGAGCTGGTCGTCAGCCATTCTGGTCATCCCCTGGCGTCAAAGGCAAACGAGCGGCTGGAGGCACTGCTGAAGAAATGA
- a CDS encoding thiazole biosynthesis protein, producing the protein MEIRETLVSEAIIRTYEERLLAALDSTVAVVGGGPAGLMTAIRLAGKGIKTTLFERRLSLGGGMWGGGIGRNVIVVQEQAKRILDEFRIKNKPYAAGYYVADSIEAVCKLGAAAKDAGAEILTLFSVEDVMAQEGQIRGLVITRTPIEQAGLHVDPIAVSCTYIVDATGHAAEVAHIVGKKVGPLRTASGTPQGEKAMAAAAGEQFVVEHAGEVYPNVYVAGMAVGAVFGGPRMGPIFGGMLLSGERVAELIAARLS; encoded by the coding sequence GTGGAGATCAGAGAGACGCTGGTTAGCGAAGCGATTATTCGCACCTATGAGGAGCGCCTCCTGGCGGCCTTGGACAGCACCGTCGCCGTGGTAGGAGGCGGGCCGGCAGGCCTTATGACGGCCATCCGCCTGGCAGGCAAAGGGATCAAGACTACGCTCTTCGAGCGACGGCTCAGCCTTGGTGGCGGGATGTGGGGGGGAGGCATCGGGCGCAACGTCATCGTCGTGCAGGAGCAAGCCAAGCGCATCCTCGACGAGTTCCGCATAAAGAACAAGCCGTATGCGGCGGGCTATTACGTGGCCGACTCCATTGAGGCGGTGTGCAAATTGGGAGCCGCTGCCAAGGACGCCGGCGCCGAGATTCTCACCCTCTTCAGCGTCGAGGACGTAATGGCGCAGGAAGGGCAGATCCGCGGCTTGGTCATCACGCGCACGCCCATCGAGCAGGCAGGGCTCCATGTGGACCCCATCGCCGTCAGTTGCACCTATATCGTCGATGCCACCGGCCATGCGGCAGAGGTCGCCCACATCGTGGGCAAGAAGGTTGGACCGCTGCGCACTGCCAGCGGCACGCCCCAAGGGGAGAAGGCGATGGCCGCCGCGGCGGGCGAGCAGTTTGTCGTGGAGCATGCGGGCGAAGTGTATCCCAATGTCTACGTTGCAGGCATGGCTGTCGGGGCCGTGTTCGGCGGGCCACGCATGGGCCCCATCTTCGGCGGCATGCTCCTGAGCGGCGAACGGGTTGCCGAGCTGATTGCCGCGCGACTGAGCTAA
- a CDS encoding DNA topoisomerase I — protein sequence MRELIHNGVVVPEPPHYEGLKLKVRGQEVELSPKQAEMAIAWARKQGTPYVEDPVFVRNFLKDFSAALGIAPPLRPDEVDFAPAVQIVEAERQAKLAMSKEERKAQAAERKARREQLKERFGYAIVDGQRVELGTYLVEPSCIFMGRGKHPLRGRWKEGPQQSDITLNLSPNAPRPEGNWQEIVWDPDSLWVARWKDKLSGKMKYIWLHDTAPVKQAREASKFDKAHELGAVLEQVRSRIAQDLTSPEPRTREVATACYLIDALCMRVGDEKDPDEADTVGATTLRPEHVKLHPDGVAEFRFLGKDSVLWHKKLSLPPAVVANLQELMRNARPSNNRNRKKHPTRDKPQLFPGISSRHVNEYLSSILPGLTAKVFRTHHATRAVRESLENSGVVPEDPEYKKWQAAAIANLEAAILCNHTKKAPANWSERREKFKERERRAEERVQKYRAQVQALQASLTALKREAAQKVKAARPEKREQLRERLAKSVARAEARLAAARQRLQNAEYALGALQARMAIAAKNRTWNLGTSLKSYIEPRVYYHWGKRVGYEVLDKYYPKTLARKFAWVRNEEAAPAEATEDTAAAEPGQR from the coding sequence TTGCGAGAATTGATTCACAATGGGGTTGTGGTCCCCGAACCACCGCACTATGAGGGCCTAAAGCTGAAAGTGCGTGGGCAGGAGGTAGAGCTTTCGCCAAAGCAGGCAGAGATGGCAATTGCTTGGGCCCGCAAACAGGGCACTCCTTATGTTGAAGACCCGGTGTTTGTGCGGAATTTTCTCAAAGATTTCAGCGCCGCGCTTGGCATTGCGCCTCCGTTGCGCCCGGACGAGGTGGACTTTGCCCCTGCGGTCCAGATAGTCGAGGCGGAGAGGCAAGCGAAGCTGGCCATGTCCAAGGAGGAACGCAAGGCGCAGGCAGCCGAACGGAAAGCACGACGCGAGCAGCTCAAGGAGCGCTTCGGCTACGCCATTGTGGACGGCCAGCGGGTGGAACTCGGCACCTACCTTGTGGAACCCAGCTGCATTTTCATGGGGAGGGGGAAGCATCCGCTGCGCGGCCGGTGGAAGGAAGGCCCGCAGCAAAGCGACATCACGCTGAATCTGAGCCCCAACGCGCCGCGGCCCGAAGGGAACTGGCAGGAAATCGTCTGGGACCCGGACTCGCTGTGGGTTGCCAGATGGAAAGACAAGCTCTCTGGAAAGATGAAATACATCTGGCTGCACGACACGGCGCCAGTCAAGCAGGCCAGGGAAGCGAGCAAGTTCGACAAGGCGCACGAGCTCGGCGCCGTGCTGGAGCAAGTGCGGAGCCGCATCGCGCAAGACCTCACCAGCCCGGAGCCGCGTACCCGCGAAGTGGCCACTGCCTGCTACCTCATTGACGCGCTGTGCATGCGCGTGGGCGACGAAAAGGACCCGGACGAGGCAGACACCGTGGGCGCCACAACCCTGCGTCCCGAACACGTGAAGCTGCACCCCGACGGAGTGGCAGAGTTTCGCTTCCTGGGCAAGGACTCAGTTCTGTGGCACAAGAAGCTGTCGCTGCCGCCGGCAGTGGTGGCCAATTTGCAGGAGTTGATGCGCAACGCCCGGCCTTCCAATAACCGCAACCGCAAGAAACATCCCACCCGGGACAAGCCACAGCTGTTTCCGGGCATCAGCAGCCGTCATGTGAACGAGTATCTCTCCAGCATCCTGCCTGGGCTCACCGCCAAGGTCTTCCGTACCCACCACGCCACGCGAGCGGTGCGGGAGAGCCTGGAGAATTCCGGAGTCGTTCCTGAGGATCCGGAGTACAAGAAGTGGCAGGCTGCTGCCATAGCAAATCTGGAAGCGGCAATCCTCTGCAACCACACCAAGAAGGCGCCCGCCAACTGGAGTGAACGCCGAGAAAAGTTCAAAGAGCGCGAGCGACGCGCCGAGGAACGCGTGCAGAAGTACCGCGCCCAGGTACAGGCATTGCAGGCCTCCTTGACCGCCTTGAAAAGGGAAGCTGCGCAAAAGGTGAAGGCGGCGCGCCCCGAAAAACGGGAGCAACTCAGAGAGCGGCTCGCAAAATCCGTCGCGCGTGCGGAAGCCCGCCTGGCTGCGGCGCGACAGCGCCTGCAGAACGCAGAGTACGCCCTCGGTGCCCTGCAGGCCCGCATGGCGATCGCCGCCAAAAACCGCACCTGGAACTTGGGGACCAGCTTAAAGTCCTACATCGAGCCCCGCGTCTACTACCACTGGGGCAAGCGTGTTGGCTACGAGGTGCTGGACAAGTACTATCCCAAGACCCTCGCGCGCAAGTTTGCCTGGGTGCGAAACGAAGAGGCGGCACCTGCAGAAGCCACTGAGGACACGGCGGCAGCCGAACCAGGCCAACGGTAG
- a CDS encoding pyridoxal phosphate-dependent aminotransferase yields the protein MKSGLQLAQRVGRVRPSGIRKIFEIACNQRELLNLSIGEPDFDVPPAVKAEAVKWMERGYNKYTPTRGIPELREKVRSYLRARGVEVEEVLITTGATAGLLLAMMALLDEGDEVLIPDPYFVAYCNVVRLLGGVPRLIDTYPDFRLREEAIVAQLSERTRILLLNTPNNPTGAVYSRQELQMVARLAREHGLVVLSDEVYDRFVYDGRQFTSMAEVMPQAIVVNSFSKTGGMTGWRIGYVTGPAPVIEAMSMLQQYSSVCANSPAQKAALVALEVDLSEHVRRCQRKRDLVYAELSKHYSVQRPEGAFYIFPEAPGGDGDAFVRRAIERGVLVVPGSEFSARRSHFRISFAVDEEVLHRALAILAEMA from the coding sequence GTGAAGAGCGGCCTGCAGCTTGCTCAGCGTGTGGGGAGGGTTCGTCCCTCTGGCATCCGCAAGATCTTCGAAATTGCCTGCAACCAAAGGGAGCTTCTCAATCTCTCCATCGGCGAGCCGGACTTTGACGTGCCGCCCGCAGTGAAGGCTGAGGCAGTCAAGTGGATGGAGAGGGGCTACAACAAGTACACACCTACCCGCGGGATCCCTGAGCTCCGCGAAAAGGTGCGTAGCTACCTGCGTGCTCGCGGCGTCGAGGTGGAGGAGGTGCTCATCACCACTGGCGCCACCGCCGGCCTCTTGCTGGCCATGATGGCTCTGTTGGATGAGGGCGATGAGGTGCTGATTCCTGACCCCTACTTTGTCGCCTACTGCAACGTGGTCCGCTTGTTAGGGGGCGTTCCCCGGCTCATCGACACTTACCCGGATTTTCGCCTCCGCGAGGAGGCAATTGTCGCCCAGTTGTCTGAACGGACGAGAATTCTCCTCCTCAACACCCCAAATAACCCCACTGGCGCGGTCTATTCTCGCCAGGAGTTGCAGATGGTGGCCCGCCTTGCGCGAGAGCACGGCCTTGTGGTGCTATCGGATGAGGTCTACGACCGCTTCGTCTACGACGGTCGACAGTTCACCAGCATGGCCGAGGTGATGCCGCAGGCGATCGTGGTCAATAGCTTTTCCAAGACGGGAGGGATGACCGGTTGGCGCATCGGCTACGTCACTGGGCCGGCGCCGGTCATCGAGGCCATGTCGATGCTGCAGCAGTACTCTTCCGTCTGCGCCAACTCGCCCGCGCAGAAAGCCGCGCTTGTCGCCTTGGAGGTGGACCTCTCCGAGCACGTGCGGCGTTGTCAACGCAAGCGGGACCTTGTCTACGCCGAGCTGAGCAAACACTACTCCGTACAGCGTCCAGAAGGTGCGTTCTACATCTTTCCCGAGGCGCCAGGAGGCGACGGCGACGCCTTTGTGCGGCGGGCCATCGAACGTGGCGTCTTGGTCGTCCCCGGCAGCGAGTTTTCCGCGCGGCGCAGCCACTTTCGCATCTCGTTTGCCGTGGACGAAGAGGTGCTCCACCGGGCGCTGGCAATCCTCGCCGAAATGGCATAA
- a CDS encoding biopolymer transporter ExbD, which translates to MRFRERPRRRVLINITSLIDVLFLLLIFFMVSSTFLEQPGMKLDLPAAKSFEVEEQKELVVHISPRGEVFLGEQQVSLDTLKARLELQVAVDRERPLVLRADKDAAHGRVVEVMDVAKQAGVRKIVIATRVPELSRDRERR; encoded by the coding sequence ATGCGCTTTCGTGAGCGTCCCCGTCGCAGAGTGCTCATCAACATCACCTCCCTCATTGACGTGCTCTTCTTGCTGCTCATCTTCTTTATGGTGTCGTCGACGTTCCTCGAGCAGCCGGGCATGAAGTTGGACCTGCCCGCAGCCAAGTCTTTCGAGGTGGAGGAGCAGAAGGAGCTCGTGGTGCACATCTCGCCGCGGGGGGAGGTCTTCCTGGGCGAACAGCAAGTGTCGTTGGACACGCTCAAGGCCCGTCTCGAGTTACAAGTTGCAGTTGATCGGGAGCGACCCCTGGTATTGCGCGCCGATAAGGACGCGGCGCACGGGCGGGTCGTGGAGGTGATGGACGTGGCCAAGCAGGCAGGGGTGCGCAAGATCGTGATCGCCACAAGGGTCCCCGAGCTTAGCAGGGATCGGGAGCGGAGATAG
- a CDS encoding MotA/TolQ/ExbB proton channel family protein produces the protein MIPLALCSVLALAVVIQKSLVLRRKRILVPEIVGWIEGLRGPEEAAYGLELCRTVKGPLATLVAAVLENRHLERAEAKELIADVGRQQARLLERGLVILETVAGVAPLLGLFGTVIGMIKVFDIISRIGVGQASALSGGISEALITTAAGLSIGIPSLVFYNYFASKAEDLVSDMEKYSSALLHKVSAPGSHESRGDNALS, from the coding sequence ATGATCCCCTTGGCGCTGTGTTCGGTGCTGGCGTTGGCCGTGGTTATCCAGAAGAGCTTGGTTCTTAGACGCAAGCGCATCCTCGTCCCCGAGATTGTGGGATGGATTGAGGGCCTGCGCGGGCCCGAAGAGGCGGCCTATGGTTTAGAACTGTGCCGTACGGTCAAGGGGCCACTCGCCACGCTGGTGGCCGCGGTGCTGGAGAACCGACATCTGGAGCGCGCGGAGGCGAAGGAGCTGATCGCAGATGTCGGCAGACAGCAGGCGCGCCTCCTGGAGCGGGGGCTGGTCATCCTGGAGACGGTGGCGGGCGTGGCGCCACTGCTGGGCCTGTTCGGCACGGTGATTGGGATGATCAAGGTCTTTGACATCATCTCGCGCATCGGCGTCGGTCAGGCCAGCGCCCTGTCCGGAGGCATCTCTGAGGCGCTCATCACCACCGCGGCCGGGCTTTCCATTGGCATACCTTCGCTGGTCTTCTACAACTACTTCGCCTCCAAGGCGGAGGATCTCGTTTCGGACATGGAGAAGTATTCCAGCGCCCTTCTTCATAAGGTGAGTGCGCCGGGAAGCCACGAGTCAAGGGGGGACAATGCGCTTTCGTGA
- a CDS encoding energy transducer TonB, whose protein sequence is MGLRQDSFTLALVVSLIAHLLFLSLWGATRQLHLPAIVRPRTAAEAKEQEKRLEFELVETPSNARNELPSARTHLLSDKSTRARDLYPAKDKPVGDAYSEGQSPYRTFSGGLSSPAGPESRPQPQPQAASESSRPAAAERPLEPGVAVAEEASERRQRARFSPEVLAAHPGGSSRAGLFGSDDATYRQVTFSAEELGGVTLNTYAWDFAPYVLEMKRKIRQNIYPPPAFTRLGIISGETVLRFRVLPDGQMTNLEVLGYTGHPSLKETSVVAVMNAAPFKPLPKSFPEEYLELTWTFIYSVTRQ, encoded by the coding sequence GTGGGTCTGCGCCAGGACTCCTTTACCCTGGCGCTGGTGGTTTCGCTAATCGCCCACCTTCTCTTTCTCTCCTTGTGGGGCGCGACACGGCAGCTGCACCTGCCGGCGATCGTTAGGCCGCGCACGGCCGCAGAGGCAAAGGAGCAGGAGAAACGCCTGGAGTTCGAGCTGGTAGAGACGCCTAGCAATGCGCGGAATGAGCTGCCCAGTGCGAGGACCCATCTGCTCTCCGACAAGAGCACACGTGCCCGCGACCTGTACCCCGCGAAGGACAAGCCTGTGGGCGACGCCTATTCCGAGGGGCAGTCCCCCTATCGCACGTTCAGCGGTGGTCTCTCGTCGCCGGCGGGACCCGAGTCACGCCCGCAACCGCAGCCCCAAGCAGCAAGCGAGTCCTCGCGACCCGCAGCCGCAGAGAGGCCCTTGGAGCCGGGTGTTGCTGTGGCTGAGGAGGCATCGGAAAGACGCCAGCGGGCGCGCTTTAGCCCGGAAGTGCTCGCGGCGCATCCTGGTGGAAGCAGCCGGGCCGGATTGTTCGGCAGCGACGATGCTACCTACCGCCAGGTCACTTTTAGTGCCGAAGAACTTGGCGGAGTGACATTGAACACGTACGCCTGGGACTTTGCCCCGTATGTGCTGGAGATGAAACGGAAGATTCGGCAGAACATCTATCCGCCCCCCGCCTTCACCCGGCTGGGTATTATCAGCGGCGAAACGGTGTTGCGCTTCCGGGTGTTGCCTGACGGGCAGATGACTAACCTGGAGGTGCTGGGTTACACCGGTCATCCCTCGTTGAAGGAAACCAGCGTGGTAGCGGTAATGAACGCCGCGCCCTTCAAACCACTGCCGAAGAGTTTTCCTGAAGAATACCTGGAACTGACATGGACCTTCATCTACTCGGTGACGCGCCAGTGA
- a CDS encoding ribonuclease Z, whose translation MREQLMLVDCGAGTLRRMSEAGIDYREPHLLFLTHFHLDHIADLAAWLFALHNTPDLPAGWGLEILGPKGTAALVNRLRAAHDPWLQQLSFQLSVQELGNETRRLAGWQLTTAAVRHSSGALGLRVQVQGRAVAISGDTDYCPAVVELCRGVDLAILECSTPDEEKVDGHLTPTLAGRIAKEAGCKKLVLTHLYPPCDQTDILSPCRKQFAGEIVVAEDMMTFQV comes from the coding sequence GTGCGGGAGCAGCTCATGCTGGTGGATTGCGGTGCTGGCACCCTGCGCCGCATGAGCGAGGCAGGCATTGACTATCGTGAGCCGCATTTGCTTTTCCTGACCCATTTTCATCTCGACCACATCGCCGACCTGGCGGCATGGCTCTTTGCCCTCCACAATACCCCTGATCTGCCCGCAGGATGGGGTCTGGAGATTCTGGGCCCCAAGGGAACCGCGGCGTTGGTGAATCGCCTCCGCGCTGCGCACGATCCATGGCTGCAGCAGCTCTCCTTTCAGCTCTCCGTGCAGGAGCTCGGCAACGAAACGCGCCGCTTGGCCGGCTGGCAGTTGACCACAGCGGCCGTGCGCCACAGCAGTGGCGCGCTGGGCCTGCGGGTGCAGGTGCAGGGCCGGGCAGTGGCCATTTCCGGTGACACGGACTATTGCCCGGCAGTGGTGGAGCTCTGTCGCGGTGTGGATTTGGCCATCCTCGAGTGTTCCACACCCGATGAGGAGAAGGTCGATGGGCACTTGACCCCGACTCTGGCCGGACGCATCGCCAAGGAGGCCGGCTGCAAAAAGTTGGTGCTCACGCACCTCTACCCGCCGTGCGACCAGACCGATATCCTGAGCCCTTGTCGGAAGCAGTTTGCCGGGGAGATCGTGGTGGCCGAAGATATGATGACGTTCCAGGTCTAA
- a CDS encoding divalent-cation tolerance protein CutA translates to MVVFVTAPAVEQAEHIAQALVGERLAACVSVVPNVTSCYRWQGELCKDQEVLLIVKTRASLFDAVAAKVRALHSYQVPEILALPVRRGAESYLRWLAEETRRDEDRG, encoded by the coding sequence CTGGTCGTTTTTGTCACTGCCCCTGCGGTTGAGCAAGCAGAGCACATCGCTCAGGCGCTGGTCGGTGAACGCCTGGCCGCCTGCGTGTCAGTGGTCCCCAATGTGACCTCGTGCTACCGCTGGCAGGGGGAGCTGTGCAAGGACCAGGAGGTCCTGCTCATCGTCAAGACGCGCGCAAGCTTGTTTGATGCCGTTGCCGCCAAGGTGCGGGCGCTCCACAGCTATCAGGTGCCGGAGATCCTTGCCCTGCCAGTGAGACGCGGGGCAGAGAGTTACTTGCGCTGGCTCGCCGAGGAAACCAGGAGGGACGAGGATCGCGGCTGA
- a CDS encoding SCP2 sterol-binding domain-containing protein has translation MGKTFSSAEELCDILGAVFRRSLQETELGKKLIGLNKSLRFFFRDPQAEITVQVDGAHWEVVCGPCDAPADIKFWMTGDAAHRLWSGKVKPLAAIMAREIRAAGPVRALAEIEAVFSLSSDIYKQVLREKGRQDLLR, from the coding sequence ATGGGGAAGACGTTTTCTTCTGCTGAAGAGCTCTGTGACATCCTGGGTGCTGTTTTCCGTCGCTCTTTGCAGGAGACCGAGCTGGGCAAGAAGCTTATCGGCCTGAACAAGTCGCTGCGCTTTTTCTTTCGCGACCCACAGGCGGAAATCACGGTGCAGGTGGACGGGGCGCACTGGGAGGTGGTGTGTGGGCCTTGCGATGCGCCGGCCGATATCAAGTTCTGGATGACGGGCGATGCGGCTCATCGACTCTGGTCAGGGAAGGTGAAGCCTTTGGCCGCCATCATGGCCCGCGAAATCAGGGCGGCCGGCCCAGTACGTGCCCTGGCCGAGATCGAAGCCGTCTTTTCCTTGTCCAGCGACATCTACAAGCAGGTGCTGCGCGAAAAGGGGAGGCAAGACTTGCTTCGTTGA
- a CDS encoding Mut7-C RNAse domain-containing protein: MKFAVDVMLGKLAKWLRIIGYDAEYSTAWTDAELRAKATREQRLVLTRDRALAESLGPTAGLFIESQNPREQFRQVVETLGLDTEQGLFTICTLCNREVEPVDPREVEHEVAEYVRQQQRSFWRCPACRRLYWEGSHIKNARGWIAASLERKSGKRTGDSRGE; the protein is encoded by the coding sequence ATGAAATTCGCCGTTGATGTCATGTTGGGGAAGCTGGCCAAGTGGCTGCGCATCATCGGCTACGATGCCGAGTACAGCACTGCCTGGACCGACGCTGAGCTACGGGCAAAGGCTACCCGCGAGCAGCGCTTGGTGCTTACTCGCGACCGCGCCCTGGCCGAGTCGCTTGGGCCCACCGCCGGCCTGTTCATCGAGAGCCAGAATCCCCGCGAACAATTCCGGCAAGTGGTGGAGACCCTCGGTCTGGACACGGAGCAGGGGCTGTTCACCATCTGCACGCTCTGCAACAGAGAGGTCGAGCCAGTGGACCCCCGCGAGGTGGAGCACGAGGTGGCAGAGTACGTGCGTCAGCAGCAGCGCTCGTTCTGGCGCTGTCCGGCCTGCAGGCGACTCTACTGGGAGGGGTCACATATCAAGAACGCGAGAGGGTGGATCGCGGCTTCTTTGGAGAGGAAGAGTGGCAAGCGAACAGGAGATTCGCGAGGAGAATAG